Genomic window (Luteibacter yeojuensis):
CACCAGGAGCGGCATGTTGCGCAGGTCGTAGATGAAGCCTGAAAGCATCAGCGCCGGCATGAAGCTGGCGACCAGCGCGACCTGGCTGGCGGTGAACTGGTTTTTGGTGACGGCGGAAATGAGCAGGCCGATGCCCAGCGCGACGAACAGGTAGAACACCGACACGACGAGGATCAGGAGGAGCGAGCCCTCGATCGGCACGCCGAAGAGGAAACGCGCCGCCACCAGACACATGGCGATCCCGATCAGGCCCACGCCGAAGTACGGAATGATCTTCGCCAGCAGGATCTCGATCGGCCGCACCGGCGTCACGAACAGGGCTTCCAGCGTGCCCCGCTCCCATTCGCGCGCCATCACCAGCGCGGTGAGGAAGGCGCCCACGAGCGTGGTGATGAGCACGATCAGGCCAGGCACGAGGAACCATGTGCTGGTGTTGGCCTCGTTGAACCACATCCGCGATTCGAGCCGCACCGCTCCCCCGGCATCCGCGGGCGAGGCCCATGACTGCAGCGCGGACTGCACGTAGCCCTGCACGATGCGCGCGGTGTTGGCGTCGGCACCATGCAGGATCAGCTGCAGGTGGGCGTCGCCGAGCGCGAGGCGGCGCGTGAAGTCGGAAGGGATGCGCAGGATCCCGTTGACCTTCCGCTCCAGCATCAGGGCCTCGGCCCGGTGCATGTCGTGGACGAGCGTCGGGTCGAGGTACGGCGACAGCCGCATGCTCGCCACCATCCCGTGGGCGGTGGGCGAGGTGTCTTCCATCACGACGGCCAGCGGCGCGTTCTTCACGTCGAACGACAGGCCGTATCCGAAGATCAGGATCAGCACCAGGGGCAAGGCGATGCCCATCATCAGGTTGCTGCGGTCGCGCAGGAGCTGCTTCACCTCCTTGCGCACGAGCGCCGTCAGGCGGCGCAGGAAGGCACCGCGGGTTTGCGGCTTCTGCGCGGTCATGCGGCCTCCCTGTCGCCGCCGCGCGTGTCCTTGCGGTGCCGCTGCACGATGCCGATGAACGCCTGTTCCATGTCGAGCGGCGTCTCGCCGGTTTCGCCCGCCTGCGAGCGGATGTCCCCGGGGGTGCCCAGCGCCAGGACCTTGCCGGCGTCCTGGATGACCACACGGTCGCAGTACTCGGCTTCTTCCATGAAGTGCGTGGTGACCACGATCGTCGTGCCGCCCTCGGCCAGCGCCGTGATACGCCGCCAGAACTCGCGCCGCGCGAGCGGATCCGCGCCGCTGGTCGGTTCGTCGAGGAAAAGGATGTCGGGCTCGTGGAGGAGTCCCGTCGCCATCGCGAGGCGCTGCCTGAAGCCGCCGGGCAGGAGGCCCGCCTGCGAATCGCCCACGCCGTCCAGCTCGAACTGCGATTTGACGGTACGGATCCGGTCGCGCAGGCGCGCGCCGTACAGGCCGTACGCGCCGCCGAAGAACGTCAGGTTCTCGTCGACCGAAAGGTTTCCGTACAAGGCGAACTTCTGCGACACGTAACCGATCTCCTGCCGCGCCGGCGCCCGCGCCTTGCGCAGGTCGTAGCCGGCGACACGCAGCATGCCGGAGCTGGCGGGAAGGAGTCCGCAGAGCATGCGGAAGGTGGTGGTCTTCCCCGCCCCGTTGGGACCGAGCAGGCCGAAGATCTCGCCACGCTCCACACTGAAGCTGGTGCGGTCCACCGCGGTGAAATCGCCGAAGGTGCGGACGAGATCCTTCACCTGGATGACCGTGCCGTCTTCGTGCTTCGCCGGCGATGCCGACGAGGCGACCGATGCCGCGGCGCCGAAATCGCGACGGACTTTCGAGCGCAGGGCCAGCATCACGCCGTCCTCGAGCGTGGGCGGGACGCCGTTGCAGGCCGCCTCGCCAAGCAGGGCAGCCAAGGGCGGATCGCCCTTCTCCACCGTCTCCTTCGCGCGTACGAAATGCACCTTGCCGCCCCGCGGCACCGCATCCACCGTGTCGCCGTCGTCGAGCAGGCGGGCCTGGAGGTGGCGCGGGGTCTCGCCGCACGGGGGCACGGCGGCGAAGCAGAGACCGTCCGCGGTGTCGCGGATGGAATCCGGCGTTCCCTGCGCGAGCACGCGTCCCTCGTGCAGGATGACGACATGCGCGCAGCGTGCCGCTTCGTCCATGTAGGAGGTGCTCACCAGCACGCTGAGTTTTTCGTCGCCCACCAGCTGTTCGACGATCTCCCAGAGTTCCCTGCGGGAAAGCGGATCCACGCCCACGGTCGGTTCATCGAGCAGGAGCAGTTCCGGCGAACGCACCAGCGTGCAGGCGAGGCCAAGTTTCTGCTTCATGCCCCCGGACAACTTCCCCGCGGGCCGTGCCGTGAAACGGCCCAGGTCGGTCATTTCCATGAGGCGGGCATACCGCTCGCGGCGCCTGTCGCGGTCCACTCCGTGCAGGTCGGCATACAGGTCGAGGTTCTCCTGCACGCTCAGGTCGTCGTACAGGCCGAAGCGCTGCGGCATGTAGCTGATCCGGTCCTGCACCGCCTGCGGATCGCGTGCGGCGTCGATGCCCAGCACGGTCACGCTCCCGGCATCGGCGACCATGAGTCCCGCGGCAAGCCGCAGCAGCGTCGTCTTGCCTGCCCCGTCGGGGCCGACGAGGGCGCTGATCGCGCCGGCGCGCACCTCGAGCGAGACTTCCTCCAGCGCCTGCACCGCACGGCCGCCGCGCTTCGGGGCGAAGCGCTTTGCCACACCCTGCGCGACGAGGGCGGCCGAATCGCTCATGGCTTCGCGGCCACCGTGCCCGGCAGCCGCACCGTTGCCGGCATGCCGAGACGCAGGCGATCCTCGGGATCGTCCACGTTCACGCGCACCTCGTAGACGAGGCTCGTGCGCAGGTCTTCGGTCTCGACGTTCTTCGGCGTGAACTCGGACACCGAGGCGATGTAGCCGATGCGGCCCGCGATCGGACGATCGGGCGCGCTGTCGGTCGTGACACGCGCGGCCTGGCCGGGTTTGATCCGGCTGAGGTTGGCTTCCGACACATAGGCCCGTACCCACTTGGGATGCAGCACCGCCAACGCGTACACCGGACGTTGCGGCGAGGCCATGTCGCCCGGTTCGAGCAGGCGGCTGCGCACGACGGCGTCGATGGGAGCCTTCAGCTCGGCGTCCGCGAGTTCCTGCCTGGCGACCGCGGCTTCGGCCAGCGCGGCTTCGCGTTGCGCGCGGGCTTCGTCGACGTCCTCCTTGCGCGGACCCGCGACGGACAATTCGTGCGCCTTGCGCAGGGAGTCCACCTTCGCATCCGCGGCGGTGGCAGCGGCGAGCGCCTGGTCGAGATCCTCGCGGCTCACCGCGCGGCCGCCGGTGTCCCGGCTGATCGAACGGAGCCTTTCGAGTGTCTGGTGGGCCATGCGCGCATCGGCCTGCGCGGCACGCATGTTGGCGTCGGTCTGGGCGATTTCCTGCGGCCGGTTGCCTGCCTCGAGGCGGCGCAGCACTTCGTCCTGCACGCCGACCTGGGCCTCTGCCTTGGCGAGCCGCAGCTTGAGCGTCCTCGTGTCCAGCGTCGCCAGGACCTGCCCGCGCGTGACCCGGTCACCCTCCTCCACGCGCATCCCCGCGATCCGCTCGTTCACCTTGAAGGCGAGCGACACCTGACGGATGTCGATGTTGCCGTGAAGCACGATCGGCTGGTCCGGGCTGGGCCGCAGCAGCCACCAGAGCGCCAGGCCCAGCAGCAGGACGAGGACGATCAGGCCTAGGAAGAGGGGGCGCTTCGGCTTAACCATGGACCGGGCTCGGTGCGGTAATGCCCCGCAGTCTAGGCCCGCACACGGCCAAAAATCAAATGCAAATTTGAGTTATAGTTTCGCGCATGAGCGATCGTCCCCATCCCCCTTCCGTCCGTCGCGGATCGCGCCAGGACGGCGAAAGCACCCGGGCCCAGCTGCTCGATGTGGCCGGCCGGCTGTTCGCCGAACATGGCTACCTGGGTACGTCCAGCAAGGAGATCTGCCTCCGCGCCGGCATGAACATGGCGGCGGTGAACTACCACTTCGGCAGTCGCGACGGGCTCTACGAAGCGGTGCTCGTCGAAGCGCACCGCCAGTTGGTGAGCGTGGAGGATCTCGCGGCGTTCGCGCGCTCCGATCGTCCCCCGGGCGAGAAGCTGCGTGCCCTCGTGGCCCACTTCGTGAAGCAGGCCGGGCTTGGCGAGAAGTCCTGGGGGTTCAAGGTGGTGCTGAGGGAAGTGATGGCGCCCTCCCCGCTCGTGAACACGCTCGTCGAGCAGGCCGTCGCGCCCAAGGCCGGCATCGTGTCCCGCCTGATGGCGGCTTATCTCGGACTGCCTTCGTCGCACCCCGCGGTGCAGCGGGGCATGATGTTGACGATCTTTCCGTGCATTGCCCTGCTCATCGCGCCGGAAGGTCTGCGGAAAAAGGTGTTGCCCGCCCTGTCGCCGACGTCCGAAGGACTCCTCGAAGACATGACCACCTACATCCTGGCGGGACTGGATGCGCTGTCCATAGCGCACGCCGGTTCCCGCACGAGCGCCCGCAAAGCGCGACCGTAAGGGCCGCTTCGGCGGCCAGGACAAACCGTGGAAGCCGCCAAAGCGGCTCCCACGGCAGAGTGCCGGCTATTGCACGGCAAGGCCCTGCATGCCCGAGAAGGCCGCGAAGACCGGCGTCTCTCCCAGCGGCACGAGTTCGCCGTTCTCGCGCACGGCAAAGGCGCTGACCCCACCGGTGCCCGGCGTGTTGACGTACAGCGAGCGACCGTCGCTGGAGAACTTGATGTCGGTCGGCGCATGGCCGGCGCCGAGGTTGGCGGCGAGGCCATCGGGCGAGGTGAGCGTGAGGTGCCCCTGCGCATCGACGCGGAAGGCGGTCAGCGTATTCGAGCCCGCGTTCGCCGTGACCGCGTAGCGATGGTTGGCGGCGAGCCAGCAGGTCGCTCCCTGTCCGGTGGGTACCGACTGCGAGACGACGCGCAGCTCGCCGTTGCGCTCGATCGAATACGACGACACGGCATTCCCCCCGGCTTCGCTGATGAGGAGATGGTCGTGATCGTCGAAGGTAAAGCCGAACGCGGCCGGGTCCATGGACGGCGTGATGGCCGGATCGCGCGAAAGCTCGCCGGAGCGATCCACGCCGAAGACCTCGATGAAGCCTTTCGCGCGGGAGTCCTTGACCGAGATGGCGAGCCAGCGGCCCGTGCGATCGAACTGGAGCTGCGTCGCGGTGTTGCCCACGTTGGGTTGGTTGCCCACCAGCGGCTCGTCGGTGCCGATGAGACGCGTGGAACCGCGCACCTTCGAAAGGAAACCGAACGGACCGATCCTGAAGGCGGTGACGTTCGCCTCGCCTGCGCTGTTCAACACGTAAAGTTCCGAGCCGTGCTGTGCAAGGCTGACGGGATAGCTGCCGCCCGAGTCGGTGACGTCGATGAGGACGAGCCGGTCGCCCAGGACCAGGAAGGTGGATATCTCATTGCTGCCGGCGTCCACCGCAAAGAGCAGGTGTCCGTCGTCGCTCAACAGCAGCGCGTTCTGCGAACCCAGCGGATCCGGCGGCGGCGCGGTGGTGCCGACGCCAACGCCCTTGCCGCCCGTGCGGTAGACGCCCACCTTGTCGAGATGGCCGATACGGTCGCGTTTCAGGACCGCCACGCTGTTCTGATCCTTGTCGTTGGACATGACATAGACGTGCGAGCCGTCGTGCGGGCCGAAGCCGAAAAGGTCGGCCTGCTGGGCCGATGCGGCCGAAGCGCCCGCCGCCGTTGCGACGAGCGCCATCGCGAGTACGTGCTGTTTGTGCATGGCTTTCTCCAATGATCCCCGCGTATGCGGGGGATATAGAGAGTTCGTGCTCGGAGCACTGTCCGGTTACGGGGCGTGCGGCGGAATGGGACCGGGTTCGCAAAAAGAGCACATGCATACAAAAGCGAAATATCTTGCGTCACCGATCCAATATCCGGACTTATGTGCAATTCCGGATCGGGCAGGCCCGCTAGAGTGAACGCTGCTCACTCGGTCCGGGGACACATCGATGATCGACACATTCGATCGGGAACGACGCCGTTTCGTCGGCGCCACCGCGCTGGGACTCGCCGCGGCCGGACTGGGCGCGACCGCGACAGCCGCGCGGACGGTGGCCGAAGCGAAGCCCCCGCGGCATGGCGCGACGTCCTTCGCGGCGATGAAATCGGTCAAGGCCGGCGTGCTCCAGGTCGGGTATGCCGAGGACGGTCCCGCCACCGGGCCGGTCGTGGTCCTCCTGCATGGCTGGCCCTATGACATCTACAGTTACGTCGACGTCGCGCCGATCCTCGCGGCGAAGGGTTACCGGGTGATCGTTCCCTATCTTCGCGGGTACGGCAGCACGGCCTTCCTGTCTCCGGACACGCCAAGGAACGGGCAGCAGTCCGCCCTCGCCGCCGACATCGTCGCCCTGATGGACGCCTTGAAGATCGACAAGGCGATCGTGGCCGGGTACGACTGGGGCGCCCGCACCGCCAACATCGTGGCAGCGCTATGGCCGGAACGCTGCAAGGCCATGGTGTCGGTCAGCGGCTACCTCATCGGCAGCCAGGCGGCGAACAAGAATCCCCTGCCGCCCAAGGCCGAGCTGCTCTGGTGGTACCAGTTCTACTTCACCACCGAGCGCGGCCAGGCGGGCTACGCGAAATACACGCACGATTTCGCACGGCTCATCTGGGAACAGGCGTCGCCGAAGTGGCACTTCGACGACGCCACGTTCCAGCGCTCGGCCACCGCGTTCGACAATCCGGACCATGTCGCCATCGCCATAGACAACTATCGCTGGCGCCTGGGCCTCGCGCCCGGGGAAAGGAAGTTCGACGAACTGGAGGCGAAGCTCGCCCGATTCCCCGACATCGCCGTGCCGACCATCACGATGGAAGGCGACGCGAACGGCGCGCCGCATCCCGATCCCGCCGTCTACGCGAAGAAGTTCACCGGCAAATACGAACACCGTCTCGTCTCCGGCGGTGTCGGCCACAACCTTCCGCAGGAAGCACCCGAAGCCTTCGCCAAGGCCGTCATGGACGTGGACAGGTTCTGAGCCGGGGCGTCCTTGCTACCATGCGTTCCTTTGGGAACGAATCGTGGCCCATTATTCAGGCCCTCTGCTCACGCGCGAACTCGCGGATGCTCTGTCGGCGGGTCGGGACGCCGGTGCCCCGGAATGGACGGGCTCGCTCGATCTCGGCCGCACGACGGGTGTCGCCGCGCTGGAATCCGAGCGCTGGCGGTGGAAGGACCGCGAGTATCCCTATCCGGCACGGCTGAAGGACCGGACCATCTACTACTGGGACGGCGAGGACTTCGCGGCGGTCTCGCGTTTCTCGGGTTCGCTCATCAAGCTGGTGCCGACGCCATGGGGCGCTCCCACCTTCGAGATCGACGGCATCAAGATGCTGCCCACGGCGAAGGACTCCCCGGTCGACGACGCCCGGCGCAAGGTCGCGCTCGTCGAGCCCCGGGGCAAATCCGTCCTCGACACGTGTGGCGGCCTCGGCTACTTCGCGGCCTGCTGCCTCGAGGCCGGCGTCGGTCGTATCCGGTCGTTCGAGAAGAACGCGGACGTGCTCTGGCTGCGCACGCTCAATCCCTGGTCGCCCGACCCGGAATCTCCCGCATCCGGCGGCCGCCTGGACCTCTCCCATGGCGATGTATCCGAAGCGATCGCCACGATTCCCGATGCCTCCGTGGATGCCCTGCTCCACGATCCGCCGCGTTTCGGCATCGCGGGCGAACTTTATTCGCAGGCGTTCTACGAGCAGCTCGCACGCGTGCTTCGCCGTGGCGGCCGCCTCTTCCATTACACCGGCAGCCCTAACAAGCTCACCAGCGGCCGCGACGTGCCGCGCGAAGTGGCTCGTCGTCTCGAAAGGTCGGGCTTCAAGGCGGAACTGGCCCTGGATGGCGTCCTCGCGAGCCGGCGTTAGCCTTTGGCGGATACCAGCCGCATGAAGGCTTCCTGCTGGTAACGGCTCATGCGCAGCTTCTGGCCCGTATCCATCGTCACCACATGGTGCCCGTTGAACCAGGGATGGATGGACTGCACGCGGCGGACATTGATGATGGCCGAGCGATGCACGCGCGCGAAATGGCGCGGGTCGAGACGCCCGGCCAGCGACGTCATCGTCTCGCGCACTTCGTGCACGCGATCGGCCAGATGGATCTCCACGACGTTCCGGTTGGCCTTGATCCAGACGATGTCGTCCACGTCCACGAAGGTCACGCGCTCGTCCACGCGCACAGGCACGCGGTCGAGGTAACCCTCGCGCCGACGCAAGGCATCCAGCACCTGCTGGATGGCTTCGCCGCCTTCGGCCGACACGCGAGCGGCCCCCAGTCGCGTCTTCGCCCGGCGCAACGTCTCCAGGAAGCGGCCCCTGCCGAAGGGCTTCACGAGGTAATCCACCGCGTTGGCCTCGAACGCGCGCACGGCGTATTGCTCGTATGCCGTGACGAACACCGTGGCGGGCATGCGCGACACACCGATCGTCTCCACCACGTCCAGGCCGGTCATCGCGGGCATCTGGATGTCGAGGAAGACGAGATCCGGCGATTGCTCGCGGATAGCCCGCGCCGCCGAAGCGCCGTCGCCGCATTCGCCGAGCAGCGCGATATCCGGGTCTTCGCGCAGCAGGCGAAGCACGGCGTGCCTCGCGATGGGTTCATCGTCGACGACCAGGGTGGCGATCTTCATGCGCTGGCGATCTCCGGGCCGTCGTCGATGTCCTCGGTTTCGCGGAACGGCAGGTGGATGCGGCAAGCCACGCCTTGCGGCCAGAGCATGTCGAGCCGCACCTGCCCGGCATCGCCATAGAGTTCGTGCAGGCGAAGGGCCGTGTTCGACAGGCCGATACCGTGTCCCTGGGCCGTGCCGTTCGAGGTCTTCTCGAGCGTGCTGTTGCGGTTCCTCACCTCGATGCACAGGCTGTCGCCCTCGCGGCGACTTTCGATCTCGATCTGGTCCGCGCCGACGCGCTCGCCGATGCCGTGACGGATGGCGTTCTCGACGATGGGCTGGAGGATCAGGCTGGGCACGGCGCAGTCGAGCGTGGCCGGGTCCACGTAGATGCGCGTGGTGAGGCGATCCTTGAAGCGCACGCCCTGGATGCCGAGGTAGAGGTCCAGGAGCACGAGTTCGCGGCGCAAGGAGATTTCCTGTCCCTCGTAATCCTCGAGGAAGGCACGCAACAACTCACTCAGGCGCAGCAACATGTCTTCGGCCGTGAGCGCATCTTCCTTGAGCAGCGTGGCGATCGCATGCAGCGTGTTGAACAGGAAATGCGGCTGCAGCTGGGATTTGAGCGCCTGCAGGCGCGACTGCGCCAGTGCCGTGGCCAACCGGCTCGCTTCCCTTTCGCGAAGGGCCTTTTCCTCGCGGAAAGCCATGGCCTGCTGGATCGCGAACAGCGCCCAGTAGGTGAGGAAGCCGGTGGCGAAATGCTGGCCGAGGAACTGCCTGAACTGCTCCAGGAACGAACTGGGTTCGAACGGCGTGGACACCGCCGCGCCGACCATGAGCGACAGCATCGTCACCGCCACGCTCGCCGGCAGCTGCAGGCCGAGGCCGCGCACGCGCAGCGGCCCCTTGATCGGATACATCTCCGCCAGCCGGAATACCAGCGGCGCCAGGGCCGCCCAGGTGTACCACTGGATCAGCGACCAGCGCAGGTAGACGATGACGCCCCATTGCGGGCCGACGAGTTGTGCGTTGAGGTAACGCTGGAAGGCGAAAACGACGACGACCGCCGTCCACAGCGCGAGATAGCGGCCGAGACCGATTTCCGTCGTACCGAGGCGAACCTTCATGGCGTGTATCCCGCGGACCCTGGAGGCATGGTAGGCGTCCCCGGGGCAAGGTCAAAGCGATATGTCGCCGGGCTACGAATCGTCCCGCGCGATCGACGATTCGTCCCGCGACGCTTTCCCGGCGAGCCCCGCTCCGCTTCCATGGCGCCGCCATCGTCATGGAGCGCCCCTCATGCCTGCCGTACGTATCGCCTTCCTCGTCCTGTCCGCCGTCGCCTCCCTGTCGCTCGCCCGCGCCGCGGAGGGCAACCGCGAACCGGCGAGGATGTTCACCCTGGTCAACGCATCCGACGAGAGCGTGACCGCCCTCGCCGTGGGCGGAACGGAGATACCCCTCGGCGAACCGCTCCAGGGCGGCACCACGGCCGCCACCGTCCGCCTTCCGGAGGGCGGTTGCCTGCGCGATTTCCAGGTGACCTTCCGCGACGGGCAGACCCGCGTTTACGACGGCATCGATGTCTGCCGCTTCCACCGCCTGCGCCTCGGATCCTGGCCCCGTCCCGCGACGTCCCTGTAGAGGGCAAGGCTGCGCCAGTCCACGGCGATACGCAGGAACAGCCTCCCGCACCCGTGCCGGAAACGCCTACTGCCTCCGGTCGGGCGTGGTGCGCAGCGGTATGTCTTCCAAGCGCAACGCCATGAGGAATGCGACAGCCACCAGCGCCGCCGCCACGAAGTAGACGGTATGCATGGATGCCCCGAAAGCGTGGACATACTTCTCGTGAATGCCCGGCGGCAATGCTTTCACGGACTCCGGGCCGAAGGACTTCGACGCGTGCACGGCTTCCGGCAGCACGGCCCGCAACCGCGATTGCAAGCCGATGGTGAAGATCGCGCCGAACAGCGAGACACCGATCGAACCGCCGATCGAACGGAACAGCATGACGCCGGAGGTCGCCACGCCGAGGTGCTGCATCTCCACGCTGTTCTGCGTGGCGAGGATCAGCACCTGCATCACCATGCCGAGCCCGGCGCCGAGCAGGCCGGTATAGACGTAGATGAAGAACGCCGGATCGCCCTCGCGGACCGTGCCGAGGAGAGCGAGCGCGAGTGCCGCCAAGACCGTGCCTGCTATCGGGAAGACGCGATAGCGTCCTATCCGGCTGATGAGCCGCCCGGCCACGATGGAACTGAGGATGACGCCGCCCATCAAGGGCAGGAGCTGCATGCCCGCGGCCGTGGGCGTCGCGCCCTTCACCACCTGCATGTACAGCGGGATGAAGGTCGTCGAGCCGAACAGCGCCGCGCCCACGAAGAAGCCGATGAGGCTGCAGAGCACGAAGATGCGGTGACTGAACAAATGCAGCGGCATGATCGGCTCACCGGCGCCGCGCTCGACGAGGATGAAGCCGGCGATGGCCGCCAGCGCCAGCGCGAGGATGAACCACAGTTCGATCGAATCCCAGGGCAGCACGGTGCCGCCTTCGGTAGTGAACAGGATGAGGCCGCTGAGTGCCACCGTGAGCAAAGCGGCGCCCCAGTAATCGATGGCATGACGCACGTGGCGCACGTGCGGACGGAATACGGCCGCGATGATGACGACGCAGAGCAGGCCGAGCGGCACGTTGACGTAGAAGATCCAGCGCCATGACAGGTGGTCGACCATGAACCCGCCGACCAGTGGGCCGATCACCGTGGCAAGACCGTACACGCCACCGAACAGGCCCTGGTAGCGGCCGCGCTCCGCTGGCGGGATGATGTCGCCGACGGACGCGACCGTGACCACCACGAGACCCCCGCCACCCAGGCCCTGCACGGCGCGCATGAGGATCAGCTCGACCATGTTCTGCGCGAGCCCGCAGAGCACCGAACCGACCAGGAAGACGGCGATGGCGATCTGCATCATCAGTTTGCGGCCGTAGAGGTCGCCGAACTTGCCGTACAGCGGCACCACCACGGTCGAACTGAGCATGTACGCGGTGACCACCCAGGACAGCTGGTCCAGCCCCCCCAGTTCGCCGACGATGGTCGGCAGGGCCGTGGAGACGATGGTGCCGTCAAGGGCGGCAAGGAGCATCACCAGCATCAGGGCCGTGAGCAGGAGGCGTCGCGATTGCGTCGGCGCGGCCGCGACCGCAGTTTCTTGCGTCGTTTCGGTCGTCAAGATCGGGCTCGGGTCAGCGGGAGAGCGCGGGACTATACCCGCGCGAACGGCCGATGCCTGCCCTGCCATTTGCCATTGGAGGACCGGCCTGACCCTGCGGTATAGTATCTCCGGCGGAGCGGCTGGTCCGCGGAAGCGTAGAATGCCCTCTTTCCGTCCGGAACGACGCTTTGGCCTTCCCCTATTCCCTCGTCATCTTCGATCTCGACGGCACCCTCGTCGACAGCGCGGCGGATATCGCCGAGTCGGTAAACCGTACGCTGCGCGACTGGAATCTTCCGACCTACGACACGCCGCGGATCACCGGCTGGATCGGCGAAGGTTCGCGCAAGCTCATCACCTCGGCGTTCCGCCACGCCGGCAGCGATGCCG
Coding sequences:
- a CDS encoding HlyD family efflux transporter periplasmic adaptor subunit: MVKPKRPLFLGLIVLVLLLGLALWWLLRPSPDQPIVLHGNIDIRQVSLAFKVNERIAGMRVEEGDRVTRGQVLATLDTRTLKLRLAKAEAQVGVQDEVLRRLEAGNRPQEIAQTDANMRAAQADARMAHQTLERLRSISRDTGGRAVSREDLDQALAAATAADAKVDSLRKAHELSVAGPRKEDVDEARAQREAALAEAAVARQELADAELKAPIDAVVRSRLLEPGDMASPQRPVYALAVLHPKWVRAYVSEANLSRIKPGQAARVTTDSAPDRPIAGRIGYIASVSEFTPKNVETEDLRTSLVYEVRVNVDDPEDRLRLGMPATVRLPGTVAAKP
- a CDS encoding TetR/AcrR family transcriptional regulator; the protein is MSDRPHPPSVRRGSRQDGESTRAQLLDVAGRLFAEHGYLGTSSKEICLRAGMNMAAVNYHFGSRDGLYEAVLVEAHRQLVSVEDLAAFARSDRPPGEKLRALVAHFVKQAGLGEKSWGFKVVLREVMAPSPLVNTLVEQAVAPKAGIVSRLMAAYLGLPSSHPAVQRGMMLTIFPCIALLIAPEGLRKKVLPALSPTSEGLLEDMTTYILAGLDALSIAHAGSRTSARKARP
- a CDS encoding MnmC family methyltransferase; translation: MAHYSGPLLTRELADALSAGRDAGAPEWTGSLDLGRTTGVAALESERWRWKDREYPYPARLKDRTIYYWDGEDFAAVSRFSGSLIKLVPTPWGAPTFEIDGIKMLPTAKDSPVDDARRKVALVEPRGKSVLDTCGGLGYFAACCLEAGVGRIRSFEKNADVLWLRTLNPWSPDPESPASGGRLDLSHGDVSEAIATIPDASVDALLHDPPRFGIAGELYSQAFYEQLARVLRRGGRLFHYTGSPNKLTSGRDVPREVARRLERSGFKAELALDGVLASRR
- a CDS encoding sensor histidine kinase, whose product is MKVRLGTTEIGLGRYLALWTAVVVVFAFQRYLNAQLVGPQWGVIVYLRWSLIQWYTWAALAPLVFRLAEMYPIKGPLRVRGLGLQLPASVAVTMLSLMVGAAVSTPFEPSSFLEQFRQFLGQHFATGFLTYWALFAIQQAMAFREEKALREREASRLATALAQSRLQALKSQLQPHFLFNTLHAIATLLKEDALTAEDMLLRLSELLRAFLEDYEGQEISLRRELVLLDLYLGIQGVRFKDRLTTRIYVDPATLDCAVPSLILQPIVENAIRHGIGERVGADQIEIESRREGDSLCIEVRNRNSTLEKTSNGTAQGHGIGLSNTALRLHELYGDAGQVRLDMLWPQGVACRIHLPFRETEDIDDGPEIASA
- a CDS encoding lactonase family protein, whose amino-acid sequence is MHKQHVLAMALVATAAGASAASAQQADLFGFGPHDGSHVYVMSNDKDQNSVAVLKRDRIGHLDKVGVYRTGGKGVGVGTTAPPPDPLGSQNALLLSDDGHLLFAVDAGSNEISTFLVLGDRLVLIDVTDSGGSYPVSLAQHGSELYVLNSAGEANVTAFRIGPFGFLSKVRGSTRLIGTDEPLVGNQPNVGNTATQLQFDRTGRWLAISVKDSRAKGFIEVFGVDRSGELSRDPAITPSMDPAAFGFTFDDHDHLLISEAGGNAVSSYSIERNGELRVVSQSVPTGQGATCWLAANHRYAVTANAGSNTLTAFRVDAQGHLTLTSPDGLAANLGAGHAPTDIKFSSDGRSLYVNTPGTGGVSAFAVRENGELVPLGETPVFAAFSGMQGLAVQ
- a CDS encoding LytR/AlgR family response regulator transcription factor → MKIATLVVDDEPIARHAVLRLLREDPDIALLGECGDGASAARAIREQSPDLVFLDIQMPAMTGLDVVETIGVSRMPATVFVTAYEQYAVRAFEANAVDYLVKPFGRGRFLETLRRAKTRLGAARVSAEGGEAIQQVLDALRRREGYLDRVPVRVDERVTFVDVDDIVWIKANRNVVEIHLADRVHEVRETMTSLAGRLDPRHFARVHRSAIINVRRVQSIHPWFNGHHVVTMDTGQKLRMSRYQQEAFMRLVSAKG
- a CDS encoding ATP-binding cassette domain-containing protein — encoded protein: MSDSAALVAQGVAKRFAPKRGGRAVQALEEVSLEVRAGAISALVGPDGAGKTTLLRLAAGLMVADAGSVTVLGIDAARDPQAVQDRISYMPQRFGLYDDLSVQENLDLYADLHGVDRDRRRERYARLMEMTDLGRFTARPAGKLSGGMKQKLGLACTLVRSPELLLLDEPTVGVDPLSRRELWEIVEQLVGDEKLSVLVSTSYMDEAARCAHVVILHEGRVLAQGTPDSIRDTADGLCFAAVPPCGETPRHLQARLLDDGDTVDAVPRGGKVHFVRAKETVEKGDPPLAALLGEAACNGVPPTLEDGVMLALRSKVRRDFGAAASVASSASPAKHEDGTVIQVKDLVRTFGDFTAVDRTSFSVERGEIFGLLGPNGAGKTTTFRMLCGLLPASSGMLRVAGYDLRKARAPARQEIGYVSQKFALYGNLSVDENLTFFGGAYGLYGARLRDRIRTVKSQFELDGVGDSQAGLLPGGFRQRLAMATGLLHEPDILFLDEPTSGADPLARREFWRRITALAEGGTTIVVTTHFMEEAEYCDRVVIQDAGKVLALGTPGDIRSQAGETGETPLDMEQAFIGIVQRHRKDTRGGDREAA
- a CDS encoding ABC transporter permease; protein product: MTAQKPQTRGAFLRRLTALVRKEVKQLLRDRSNLMMGIALPLVLILIFGYGLSFDVKNAPLAVVMEDTSPTAHGMVASMRLSPYLDPTLVHDMHRAEALMLERKVNGILRIPSDFTRRLALGDAHLQLILHGADANTARIVQGYVQSALQSWASPADAGGAVRLESRMWFNEANTSTWFLVPGLIVLITTLVGAFLTALVMAREWERGTLEALFVTPVRPIEILLAKIIPYFGVGLIGIAMCLVAARFLFGVPIEGSLLLILVVSVFYLFVALGIGLLISAVTKNQFTASQVALVASFMPALMLSGFIYDLRNMPLLVQGVGRVLPATYYLETLKSLFLAGNLWPMILKNCAVLIGYAVVLLAAARAKTRKLIG
- a CDS encoding alpha/beta fold hydrolase, which gives rise to MIDTFDRERRRFVGATALGLAAAGLGATATAARTVAEAKPPRHGATSFAAMKSVKAGVLQVGYAEDGPATGPVVVLLHGWPYDIYSYVDVAPILAAKGYRVIVPYLRGYGSTAFLSPDTPRNGQQSALAADIVALMDALKIDKAIVAGYDWGARTANIVAALWPERCKAMVSVSGYLIGSQAANKNPLPPKAELLWWYQFYFTTERGQAGYAKYTHDFARLIWEQASPKWHFDDATFQRSATAFDNPDHVAIAIDNYRWRLGLAPGERKFDELEAKLARFPDIAVPTITMEGDANGAPHPDPAVYAKKFTGKYEHRLVSGGVGHNLPQEAPEAFAKAVMDVDRF